A single Endozoicomonas sp. NE40 DNA region contains:
- the ispC gene encoding 1-deoxy-D-xylulose-5-phosphate reductoisomerase: MVTGHGNFSRPDLMSREGIQQVCVLGSTGSIGKSTLDVVARNADRYQVRSLVAGRNYRAMLEQVRQFVPECAVMADPQAAEELRKLVKQEQLTTEVLSGSLSAAQVAADSTVDVVMAAIVGAAGLLPTLAAVKAGKKVLLANKEALVMTGALFMDSVRESGAILLPIDSEHNAIFQCMPRNYQDGLEQAGVERILLTASGGPFRDAPLDTFAGITPEQACAHPNWSMGRKISVDSATMMNKGLEYIEACWLFGATPDQVNVVIHPQSIIHSLVDYKDGSMLAQMGNPDMRTPIAHALAWPDRIVSGVRPLSLADVGRLDFYDPCMQRFRCLKLAQEAASAGGTAAAMLNAANEEAVDAFLGLNLRFDRIPEVIDATLQSLQVHNAGDIEQVLDADRQARKLARKHIIHWQESA; this comes from the coding sequence ATGGTTACGGGACATGGTAATTTCAGTCGACCGGATTTGATGAGCCGCGAAGGTATTCAGCAGGTCTGTGTACTGGGATCGACGGGGTCGATTGGTAAAAGCACGCTGGATGTCGTTGCCCGCAATGCTGACCGTTATCAGGTACGTTCGCTGGTAGCGGGCAGAAACTATCGTGCCATGCTTGAGCAGGTTCGTCAGTTTGTGCCGGAATGTGCCGTTATGGCTGATCCACAGGCGGCAGAAGAGCTGCGAAAGCTGGTTAAGCAGGAACAGCTGACGACTGAGGTATTGTCCGGATCACTATCTGCTGCCCAGGTGGCAGCAGATAGTACAGTTGATGTGGTCATGGCTGCTATTGTCGGGGCTGCGGGATTGCTGCCTACTCTTGCCGCTGTAAAGGCCGGTAAAAAAGTATTGCTGGCTAACAAAGAGGCGCTGGTGATGACCGGTGCGCTATTTATGGATTCGGTCAGGGAATCAGGGGCTATCCTTTTGCCCATCGACAGTGAGCATAATGCTATCTTCCAGTGCATGCCGCGCAATTATCAGGACGGTCTGGAGCAGGCGGGTGTTGAGCGCATCCTGTTAACGGCTTCCGGTGGCCCGTTCAGGGACGCCCCGCTGGATACTTTTGCCGGTATTACGCCTGAACAGGCCTGTGCTCATCCGAACTGGAGCATGGGGCGGAAAATTTCAGTGGATTCCGCCACCATGATGAACAAGGGGCTGGAGTATATTGAGGCTTGCTGGCTGTTTGGCGCGACACCGGATCAGGTGAATGTTGTGATTCATCCGCAGAGTATTATCCACTCTCTGGTGGATTATAAAGACGGTTCCATGTTGGCACAGATGGGGAATCCGGACATGCGTACACCGATTGCCCATGCCCTGGCCTGGCCTGATCGCATTGTTTCCGGGGTCAGGCCGCTGTCTCTGGCAGACGTTGGGCGCCTTGATTTCTACGACCCCTGCATGCAGCGTTTTCGTTGCCTGAAACTGGCGCAGGAGGCGGCTTCTGCCGGTGGGACCGCGGCAGCTATGCTGAATGCTGCCAATGAAGAGGCAGTGGATGCGTTTCTGGGGTTGAATCTGCGATTTGACCGTATTCCGGAAGTGATTGATGCAACGTTGCAGTCATTGCAGGTGCATAATGCCGGTGATATTGAACAGGTTCTGGATGCTGACCGCCAGGCACGTAAACTGGCCCGGAAGCATATTATTCACTGGCAGGAAAGTGCCTGA
- the rseP gene encoding sigma E protease regulator RseP: MIFGSLQTLAAFVITLGILVSIHEFGHFWVARKCGVRVLRFSVGFGKPLWTWTDKLGTEYVIALIPLGGYVKMLDEREGPVAEHERHESFNAKPVLARIAIVAAGPIANFILAIFALWLMYMAGIRTIVPQVGKVLPDSPAAVAGVVPGDEIVSIDGEETLGWQQVNMELLSSIGDTRDLAVGVRAGEPGQLSSAAVREKNIAISNWLVDDSGEGIADPIRQLGIEPYTPLVPAVLGELTPDGAAQAAGLEPGDRIVATNGQPVRDWLSWVQVIRANPGQEIQVELERNGKILDLVLTPGVRELNGEPSGYIGAGVQQVGWPDEMVRKLQYNPVAALPRALDSTWSLTSMTVESLWKMVAGLVSVKNLSGPITIAKVAGASLQSGLENFLYFLSMLSVSLGVLNLLPIPVLDGGHLLFYLVELVRGKPVSERVQLLGLKIGVTFVVGIMMLALYNDLSRLF, from the coding sequence ATGATTTTTGGGTCTTTACAAACGCTGGCTGCTTTTGTCATTACACTGGGTATACTGGTCAGCATTCACGAATTTGGTCACTTCTGGGTGGCTCGCAAGTGCGGTGTCAGGGTGCTGCGTTTTTCGGTGGGTTTTGGTAAACCGCTCTGGACCTGGACGGATAAGCTGGGTACCGAATATGTGATTGCACTGATACCTCTCGGTGGCTACGTCAAGATGCTGGATGAGCGGGAAGGTCCTGTTGCCGAGCATGAACGACATGAGTCTTTTAATGCCAAGCCGGTGCTGGCGCGTATCGCTATTGTGGCAGCCGGGCCAATTGCGAATTTTATTCTGGCTATTTTTGCTCTTTGGCTCATGTATATGGCTGGCATTCGTACCATTGTTCCCCAGGTTGGGAAGGTGTTGCCAGACAGTCCGGCGGCTGTTGCCGGTGTTGTTCCGGGAGATGAAATCGTCAGTATTGATGGTGAGGAAACCCTTGGCTGGCAGCAGGTTAATATGGAATTGCTGTCTTCTATTGGCGATACCCGTGACCTGGCTGTTGGTGTGCGGGCTGGTGAGCCGGGACAGCTTTCTTCCGCCGCCGTTCGGGAAAAAAATATTGCTATTTCAAACTGGCTCGTCGATGACAGCGGTGAAGGCATTGCTGATCCGATCAGGCAGTTAGGTATTGAACCTTACACGCCACTGGTTCCCGCTGTGTTGGGTGAACTGACACCTGACGGGGCTGCGCAGGCTGCAGGGCTGGAGCCGGGTGATCGTATTGTTGCCACTAACGGGCAACCGGTACGTGACTGGTTGAGCTGGGTTCAGGTGATCAGGGCCAATCCTGGTCAGGAAATTCAGGTTGAGCTGGAGCGTAACGGTAAAATTCTTGATCTGGTACTGACGCCGGGCGTCAGAGAACTGAATGGTGAGCCGTCCGGTTATATTGGTGCAGGTGTTCAGCAGGTTGGCTGGCCGGATGAGATGGTTCGTAAACTTCAGTACAATCCTGTTGCCGCTTTGCCCAGGGCGCTGGACAGTACCTGGTCTCTAACCAGTATGACCGTTGAGTCGTTGTGGAAAATGGTCGCGGGGCTGGTTTCGGTTAAAAACTTGAGCGGCCCGATAACCATTGCTAAAGTGGCTGGCGCATCACTGCAATCCGGATTGGAAAATTTTCTCTATTTCCTGTCGATGCTGAGCGTCAGTCTGGGTGTTCTTAACCTGTTACCGATACCGGTACTTGATGGTGGGCACCTGTTGTTTTATCTGGTTGAGCTGGTTCGGGGTAAGCCGGTTTCAGAGCGGGTGCAGCTGCTCGGTCTGAAAATTGGTGTAACCTTTGTGGTCGGCATTATGATGCTGGCTCTGTATAACGACCTGAGCCGACTGTTTTGA
- the bamA gene encoding outer membrane protein assembly factor BamA codes for MKRSLLSLLIGSMAYASGANAFVVSDIRIDGLQRVSAGTVFNSLPIEVGDDVLSPQIAEAAKSLFRTGYFNDIQMGRDGDVLVVSVVERPSISEIKIEGNKAIKTDDLMNGLRSSGLSEGEIFQQATLEAIRLELERQYVSQGRYGASISADVEALPRNRVKLTINVKEGKVATIRHINVVGNTVFPQDEVQGLFELKETGMFSFFGSSDKYSREKLSGDLERLRSHYLDRGYINFNVRSTQVSISPDKQSVFITVNIDEGEKYTINEVNLSGDLIIGEEEARNLVLAKPEQTFSRRVITTTEEILSRRLGNEGYTFANVSGIPTPDHENKTVDLTFFVDPGRRAYVRRINFSGNTKTEDEVLRREMRQMEGGSANTENIEQSKVRLERLGFFRQVDVETPPVPGSSDQIDVNYTVEEQPSGSITASVGYSQSDGLLLGGSVSQSNFLGTGNNVSVGLNKSDVSQLYNFSFTDPYYTVDGVSRGFGLYYRTYDYDDSDISSYAADTWGTDVRFGYPISETQSINFSAGVEGTKISTGTDTPQYIRDYIASEGNQFTNVQGTIGWSESELNRGLLPTRGYSQSASAQVTIPGSDVTFYKLNYRAQYFQPLTKSLTARFAGRIGYIGGYGSTDDIPFFEHYYGGGFASVRGYKDNTLGPKAKEYNGSSYNSIGGDVIFEGTAEILFPMPFVSDQRSMRTSLFLDFGNVFDTSCSGKKSSSNPGVEPFRGDDIVDCYSPDLSQLRYSVGLGLTWITPLGPLTFSLAKALNAEGEDETQVFQFSLGAPF; via the coding sequence ATGAAGCGATCATTGTTGTCTTTGCTGATTGGCTCGATGGCCTACGCGTCAGGCGCCAACGCATTTGTTGTGTCTGATATTCGAATCGATGGCCTGCAAAGGGTATCAGCAGGTACGGTTTTTAATTCACTACCTATCGAAGTGGGTGACGATGTACTGTCTCCGCAGATTGCCGAAGCAGCCAAGTCGTTGTTCCGGACCGGGTATTTCAACGATATCCAGATGGGGCGTGATGGTGATGTCCTGGTGGTCTCTGTGGTCGAGCGTCCTTCCATCAGTGAGATCAAAATTGAAGGTAATAAGGCGATCAAGACCGATGACCTGATGAATGGTTTGCGTTCCTCGGGGTTGTCAGAGGGCGAGATTTTTCAGCAGGCTACGCTGGAAGCGATCCGTCTGGAGCTGGAGCGACAGTATGTTTCTCAGGGACGTTATGGTGCCAGTATTTCTGCCGATGTTGAGGCTTTGCCACGCAATCGGGTGAAGCTGACCATTAACGTTAAAGAAGGAAAGGTCGCGACCATTCGGCATATTAATGTCGTCGGTAACACCGTATTCCCTCAGGATGAAGTGCAGGGTCTGTTTGAGCTGAAAGAGACAGGCATGTTCTCTTTCTTTGGTTCCAGTGACAAGTATTCCCGGGAAAAACTCTCCGGTGATCTGGAGCGACTGCGTTCGCACTATCTGGACCGTGGCTATATCAACTTCAATGTCCGGTCTACACAGGTTTCTATCAGCCCGGACAAACAAAGTGTATTTATTACCGTTAACATCGATGAAGGTGAAAAATACACCATCAATGAAGTGAACCTTTCAGGCGACCTGATCATTGGTGAAGAAGAAGCACGTAACCTGGTACTGGCGAAGCCTGAGCAGACATTCTCCCGTCGTGTGATTACCACTACGGAAGAAATCCTAAGTCGCCGACTGGGTAACGAAGGTTATACCTTTGCCAATGTTTCGGGTATTCCAACGCCGGATCATGAAAATAAGACCGTTGACCTGACGTTCTTTGTTGACCCTGGTCGCCGTGCTTATGTACGCCGTATCAACTTCTCCGGTAATACCAAAACGGAAGATGAAGTGCTGCGCCGCGAAATGCGCCAGATGGAAGGCGGGTCTGCCAATACTGAGAATATTGAGCAATCCAAGGTGCGACTGGAGCGTCTAGGCTTCTTCCGTCAGGTGGATGTGGAAACTCCACCGGTACCGGGAAGCAGTGATCAGATTGATGTGAACTATACCGTAGAAGAACAGCCCTCCGGCAGCATTACTGCCAGCGTGGGTTATTCTCAGTCTGACGGTCTGCTGTTGGGTGGTTCTGTCAGCCAGAGTAACTTCCTGGGTACCGGTAATAACGTGTCGGTGGGTCTGAACAAGAGTGACGTGAGTCAACTCTATAACTTCAGCTTTACTGATCCTTACTACACAGTTGATGGTGTCAGTCGTGGCTTTGGCCTGTATTACCGTACCTATGATTACGATGACTCTGATATCTCCAGTTACGCTGCTGACACCTGGGGAACGGATGTACGCTTTGGCTATCCGATTTCCGAGACGCAGTCGATCAACTTCAGCGCAGGTGTGGAAGGTACCAAGATTTCAACAGGCACTGATACACCACAGTATATTCGTGACTATATCGCCAGTGAGGGTAACCAGTTTACCAATGTTCAGGGTACTATTGGCTGGTCAGAATCCGAGTTGAACCGGGGCCTGCTGCCAACCCGAGGTTATTCCCAGAGTGCTTCAGCCCAGGTGACGATCCCCGGTTCGGACGTGACATTCTACAAGCTGAATTACCGGGCGCAGTACTTCCAGCCACTGACCAAGAGCCTGACTGCCCGCTTTGCAGGTCGCATTGGTTACATTGGTGGCTACGGCAGTACGGATGACATCCCATTCTTCGAACACTACTACGGTGGTGGTTTCGCTTCTGTCCGAGGCTACAAGGATAACACCTTGGGACCTAAGGCAAAGGAGTATAACGGTAGCAGTTATAACTCCATTGGCGGTGATGTCATCTTTGAAGGTACGGCTGAAATCCTGTTTCCGATGCCGTTTGTATCGGACCAGCGCTCAATGCGAACCAGTTTGTTCCTGGATTTTGGTAACGTCTTCGACACCAGTTGCAGTGGCAAGAAAAGCAGCTCGAACCCGGGTGTGGAGCCTTTTAGAGGCGATGACATCGTTGACTGCTACAGTCCTGACCTGAGTCAGCTGCGTTACAGTGTTGGTCTCGGTCTGACCTGGATTACTCCGCTGGGACCTCTGACTTTCAGTCTGGCCAAGGCGCTTAACGCAGAGGGTGAGGACGAAACTCAGGTGTTCCAGTTCTCTCTTGGTGCGCCGTTCTAA
- a CDS encoding OmpH family outer membrane protein, with the protein MSLKQIGLALLALVMLVPAVEAADMKIAVIDSEMAVLESDASKRYAKESEKKFAPRIKLIQSLQEELQKMEADLERNAPTLSQTQVEAKQLEMRRKYEDLQMQDRQLRMDKNQADQQELGQLRPKLEKAIEEVSKEQKYDMVIERGAVRYVKSDYDITRQVIERLNKMK; encoded by the coding sequence ATGAGCTTGAAACAGATTGGATTGGCACTACTGGCTCTGGTCATGCTGGTACCTGCAGTTGAAGCTGCGGACATGAAAATTGCGGTTATTGATTCAGAGATGGCGGTGCTGGAGTCTGATGCTTCCAAACGTTACGCGAAAGAGTCTGAAAAGAAGTTTGCGCCTCGTATCAAACTGATTCAGTCTCTGCAGGAAGAGTTGCAGAAAATGGAAGCTGACCTTGAGAGAAACGCCCCGACCCTGTCCCAGACCCAGGTTGAAGCGAAACAGCTAGAAATGCGCCGAAAATATGAAGATCTGCAGATGCAGGATCGTCAGCTGCGCATGGACAAGAACCAGGCAGACCAGCAGGAGCTGGGCCAGCTGCGTCCGAAGCTGGAGAAGGCTATCGAAGAAGTCTCCAAAGAACAGAAATACGACATGGTTATCGAGCGTGGTGCTGTTCGTTATGTTAAGTCCGATTACGACATTACCCGTCAGGTCATTGAACGCCTGAACAAGATGAAGTAA
- the lpxD gene encoding UDP-3-O-(3-hydroxymyristoyl)glucosamine N-acyltransferase has protein sequence MKQSYFYTLAELADRLGASLKGDAGKVVTGLNTLQEAGESELAFLANPAYSRYLETCRAAAVILSPASAETYAGNALVLDNPYLGYAQASHLFETDKGQPAGIAESAVVSPDAQVHETAAIGENVVIEACAVIEAGVRIDAGAVIGHDSVISKDAHICRNVTVCHGVFVGQRTIIHANAVIGADGFGNAHADGQWHKIAQIGGVVIGDDVEIGSCTCIDRGALGDTVIKNGARLDNLIQIAHNVVIGENTAIAANVGISGSTVIGKNCTIAGAAGLAGHITIADNVHLGGMAMVTKSVSKSGAYASGTGLMEAGEWRRNAVRFRKLDDIARRIRLLEKR, from the coding sequence ATGAAGCAGTCTTATTTCTACACCCTGGCTGAACTGGCAGACAGACTTGGAGCCAGTTTGAAGGGTGATGCCGGCAAAGTGGTTACAGGTCTGAACACGCTGCAGGAAGCCGGTGAGTCCGAGCTGGCATTTCTGGCTAATCCAGCATATTCCCGCTATCTGGAAACCTGCCGGGCTGCGGCCGTCATCCTGTCACCGGCGTCGGCAGAAACATACGCCGGCAATGCTCTGGTTCTGGATAATCCGTATCTTGGTTATGCGCAGGCGTCGCACCTGTTTGAAACCGATAAAGGCCAGCCTGCCGGTATTGCTGAATCCGCAGTGGTCAGTCCCGATGCGCAGGTGCATGAAACGGCGGCTATTGGCGAAAATGTGGTGATTGAAGCCTGTGCGGTGATTGAAGCCGGTGTTCGTATCGATGCCGGGGCTGTGATCGGCCACGACTCCGTTATCAGCAAAGACGCTCACATCTGTCGCAATGTTACCGTTTGTCATGGCGTGTTTGTTGGACAGCGAACCATTATTCATGCCAATGCGGTGATCGGGGCGGACGGTTTTGGTAATGCTCATGCCGATGGTCAATGGCATAAAATTGCTCAGATAGGCGGTGTGGTCATTGGTGATGATGTCGAGATCGGCTCATGCACCTGCATTGACAGAGGGGCTCTGGGAGACACTGTGATCAAAAACGGTGCCAGATTGGATAACCTGATCCAGATAGCCCACAATGTGGTGATTGGCGAAAATACAGCGATTGCGGCCAATGTTGGCATCTCTGGCAGTACTGTCATTGGTAAAAACTGTACCATAGCGGGTGCTGCTGGTCTGGCTGGTCATATAACCATTGCGGATAATGTACACCTTGGCGGTATGGCCATGGTGACCAAGTCGGTGTCGAAATCCGGTGCTTACGCTTCGGGTACGGGACTGATGGAAGCGGGAGAGTGGCGGCGCAACGCGGTCAGGTTTCGCAAGCTGGACGATATAGCCAGACGAATCAGGCTGCTTGAAAAACGTTAG
- the fabZ gene encoding 3-hydroxyacyl-ACP dehydratase FabZ — protein MISIEEIRKILPHRYPFLLVDRVLDVDLEKNVIECIKNISVNEPQFNGHFPEHPIMPGVLLIESMAQAAGILGHQMRAKDVDDHKIYYFAGADKVRFRQPVVPGDQVRLRAEFIAMKREIWKFSCAASVDGKIVCSADVTCARKEL, from the coding sequence ATGATCTCGATCGAGGAAATCAGGAAAATTTTACCCCATCGCTACCCCTTTCTGCTGGTCGATCGGGTACTGGACGTAGATCTTGAAAAAAATGTGATTGAGTGTATCAAGAACATTTCAGTCAATGAACCGCAGTTTAACGGCCACTTTCCGGAACATCCGATTATGCCCGGAGTGTTGCTGATCGAGTCAATGGCCCAGGCTGCCGGCATACTCGGTCACCAGATGAGAGCTAAAGATGTCGATGACCACAAGATTTATTATTTCGCCGGTGCCGATAAAGTGCGCTTTCGCCAGCCAGTGGTCCCCGGTGACCAGGTCAGACTGAGAGCTGAATTTATAGCGATGAAGCGTGAAATCTGGAAATTTTCCTGTGCCGCCTCGGTTGATGGTAAGATAGTCTGCTCTGCTGATGTAACCTGTGCAAGAAAGGAACTTTAG
- the lpxA gene encoding acyl-ACP--UDP-N-acetylglucosamine O-acyltransferase, translating into MAVHPTAVIHPAAIVDPTARIGPGVKIGPWTLIGPGVEIGEGTIVHSNVVIKGPTQIGRNNQIFQFSSVGEDCQDKKFAGEPTRLEIGDNNVIREGCTIHRGTIQDHSLTRIGSNNLLMAYVHIAHDCMLGDNIIMANNATLAGHVKVGDGVILGGFTTVHQFCHIGAYSMSAAQAAIFKDVPAFVMVSGNPAKPHGMNFEGMRRRGYSPELIRTLRSSYKIIYRQGLRTAEALDRLESMPACNEVQLLIDSLKASTRGITR; encoded by the coding sequence CTGGCAGTACACCCTACGGCCGTTATTCACCCTGCGGCTATTGTTGATCCGACTGCCCGAATTGGTCCAGGCGTAAAAATTGGACCCTGGACCCTGATTGGACCCGGTGTAGAAATTGGTGAAGGAACCATTGTCCACTCCAATGTTGTTATCAAGGGGCCTACACAGATTGGCCGTAATAACCAGATTTTTCAGTTTTCCAGTGTTGGTGAGGACTGTCAGGACAAGAAGTTTGCCGGTGAGCCGACGCGTCTGGAAATCGGTGACAATAATGTTATTCGTGAAGGCTGTACCATTCATCGCGGTACGATTCAGGATCATAGCCTGACTCGCATTGGCAGTAATAACCTGCTGATGGCTTATGTTCATATTGCCCATGACTGTATGCTGGGCGATAACATTATCATGGCCAATAATGCGACACTGGCGGGTCATGTAAAAGTCGGTGATGGTGTTATTCTGGGCGGTTTTACGACGGTTCATCAGTTCTGTCATATTGGTGCCTACAGTATGAGTGCTGCGCAGGCTGCGATTTTTAAAGATGTTCCTGCCTTTGTTATGGTCAGTGGCAACCCGGCCAAACCTCACGGGATGAACTTTGAAGGTATGCGCCGCCGTGGCTATAGCCCCGAGCTGATTCGCACGTTGCGTAGCAGCTACAAGATTATTTACCGTCAGGGACTGCGAACCGCCGAAGCCCTTGACCGGCTGGAATCCATGCCTGCCTGCAATGAAGTGCAGCTTCTGATTGATTCACTGAAAGCCTCTACCCGTGGCATCACCCGATAA
- the lpxB gene encoding lipid-A-disaccharide synthase: MSKPLTFAMVAGEASGDLLGAALVREIKRHHPDARCYGIGGPKMIAEGFESLFPMERLSVMGLVEVLGRLRELLGIRKRLRETFLQDRPDVFIGIDAPDFNLALERHLKSNGIPTVHYVSPQVWAWREGRLKKIRRSVDHMLCLLPFEAEYYQGHDVPVTFVGHPLADQVAMEPDQTQARQSLNIAGDGPVMAILPGSRKAEVARLAELFLDTARQVHQQIPSIRFLVPAANERRKQQLLPLLEGYPDLDIVLTDGRASEVMAASDAILIASGTASLEAALHKRPMVISYRMAKLSFAILSRLVKVKYVGLPNLLSDRPMVPELLQDDATVENLTNAMLKALQDENWRQEVTGNFCRHSPNPET, from the coding sequence ATGTCAAAACCTCTGACTTTTGCCATGGTGGCGGGTGAAGCATCGGGCGACCTTCTGGGCGCGGCCCTGGTTCGCGAGATTAAACGTCATCACCCGGACGCACGTTGCTACGGTATCGGCGGTCCCAAGATGATAGCCGAAGGTTTTGAAAGCCTGTTTCCCATGGAACGGCTCTCGGTCATGGGGCTGGTTGAAGTGCTCGGGCGTTTGCGTGAATTGCTGGGTATCCGCAAACGCTTGCGGGAAACCTTTCTGCAGGATCGTCCGGATGTCTTTATTGGTATTGACGCACCTGATTTCAACCTGGCGCTTGAGCGTCATCTGAAAAGTAACGGCATTCCCACGGTGCATTACGTCAGTCCGCAAGTCTGGGCCTGGCGTGAAGGGCGGCTGAAAAAGATACGCCGTTCAGTGGATCACATGCTCTGTCTGCTGCCATTTGAGGCGGAGTATTATCAGGGGCATGATGTACCAGTCACTTTTGTTGGACATCCGCTGGCCGATCAGGTCGCGATGGAGCCTGATCAGACTCAGGCCCGTCAATCATTGAATATTGCTGGCGATGGGCCGGTAATGGCTATTTTGCCGGGTAGTCGTAAAGCGGAAGTGGCTCGTCTGGCTGAGTTATTTCTGGATACTGCCCGTCAGGTTCACCAACAGATTCCATCCATTCGATTTCTGGTTCCTGCAGCGAACGAACGTCGAAAGCAGCAGTTGTTGCCACTTCTGGAAGGTTACCCCGATCTTGATATTGTGCTAACCGATGGCCGTGCCTCAGAGGTGATGGCGGCGTCAGACGCGATTCTGATTGCTTCGGGTACGGCTTCACTGGAAGCCGCCCTGCACAAGCGCCCCATGGTGATCAGTTATCGTATGGCAAAACTGAGCTTTGCAATTTTAAGCCGGTTGGTAAAAGTGAAGTATGTGGGATTGCCTAACCTGTTAAGTGACAGGCCAATGGTGCCTGAGCTGTTGCAGGATGATGCGACCGTCGAAAATCTTACGAATGCCATGCTGAAAGCCTTGCAGGATGAAAACTGGCGTCAGGAAGTGACCGGTAATTTTTGCCGACATTCACCGAACCCTGAAACGTGA
- the rnhB gene encoding ribonuclease HII — MSGNRKSGSENHQAELDLFAQPLFEQSKVAGQLVCGVDEVGRGPLCGPVVTAAVILDPARPIEGLNDSKKLSEKKRDALFDEIREKALAWCIARADVEEIDELNILHATMLAMQRAVAGLSVKPDLALIDGNRCPSLPCRAEAVIKGDGKVPEIGAASILAKVARDREMAEMERQYPGYGIGGHKGYPTKVHMEALKKLGATPIHRRSFKPVREAIEKTRTPV; from the coding sequence ATGTCAGGTAATAGAAAGTCAGGCAGTGAAAATCATCAGGCTGAACTGGATCTGTTTGCACAACCTTTGTTTGAACAATCTAAAGTTGCGGGACAGCTTGTTTGCGGTGTTGATGAAGTGGGGCGTGGGCCTTTATGTGGCCCTGTTGTTACGGCAGCGGTCATCCTTGATCCTGCCAGACCCATTGAAGGGCTGAACGATTCCAAGAAGCTGTCAGAGAAAAAGCGCGATGCCCTGTTTGATGAAATCAGGGAAAAGGCGCTGGCCTGGTGTATCGCCAGGGCGGATGTGGAAGAAATTGATGAACTCAATATCCTTCATGCCACTATGCTGGCCATGCAGAGGGCTGTTGCTGGCTTAAGCGTAAAGCCTGATCTGGCGTTGATTGATGGCAACCGTTGTCCGTCTCTTCCCTGTCGTGCAGAAGCGGTCATCAAGGGTGATGGAAAAGTGCCGGAAATTGGTGCCGCTTCCATTCTTGCCAAGGTGGCAAGGGATCGTGAAATGGCGGAGATGGAAAGGCAGTACCCCGGTTATGGTATTGGCGGGCATAAAGGCTATCCCACTAAAGTGCATATGGAAGCACTGAAAAAGCTGGGGGCAACGCCTATACATCGTCGTTCATTTAAGCCTGTCAGGGAAGCGATCGAGAAAACCAGAACCCCGGTGTAG